From a region of the Rhipicephalus microplus isolate Deutch F79 chromosome X, USDA_Rmic, whole genome shotgun sequence genome:
- the LOC142775058 gene encoding uncharacterized protein LOC142775058, giving the protein MPCIKLTVIITVIINNKIRSISSSGSSKAMPSPSPPSSPSLSPLPPLLLHESDDEMDTYTSAVRRSGAKIGGGAAALMAVTGGTRRLGNRWPLATITLAALQVFLHWLSTYHRDQRLCASVATILEDGHWSRVVLAAFQHENRWQLAVNVASFLWKGVVLETTIGTPLFAVVMAKLVLMVGVANTLLNLVCEWVLNYTAGYDDVCMRTFSGVLVALKIVNEKRRSFNVLRWGLWELELPPPRVSWLELIALHMTSSQSLTTLLSGALVGFFFTESIVSLTEDDEVTLFFKAPFLPTTYGIAGLLLATHLLWHDLDPCVSFRVVFEQGRWQQLLLPSLYTFSSYHLVYVVLSLLSLGRQMETRYGHYNYLLFVLFVTVCVNATHCLLAWILSRHPVPLIRSLLPPSLRDTCFSGFTGALLALKMLLHKELPESDYDFASFQMAVPHWFGMATEVAHLYMYTARAWLLGHVAGIAVGLTLTLADLPVLKPKQNIGQGILY; this is encoded by the exons ATGCCATGCATAAAGCTCACCGTCATCATCaccgtcatcatcaacaacaaaatccgcagcatcagcagcagcggcagcagcaaagCCATGCCGTCGCCGTCGCCTCCTTCATCGCCGTCGTTGTCACCGTTGCCGCCGTTACTTCTGCACGAGTCTGACGATGAAATGGACACCTACACGTCCGCTGTACGGCGCAGCGGAGCGAAAATCGGCGGCGGTGCGGCCGCACTCATGGCGGTCACGGGAGGAACCCGGCGCTTAGGCAACCGCTGGCCACTGGCGACGATCACGCTGGCAGCGCTGCAGGTCTTTCTGCACTGGCTGTCGACTTACCATCGCGACCAGAGGCTCTGCGCTAGCGTAGCTACCATCTTGGAGGACGGCCACTGGAGCCGCGTCGTGTTGGCCGCTTTCCAGCACGAAAACCGCTGGCAGCTGGCCGTCAACGTGGCCTCGTTCCTCTGGAAAGGCGTGGTGCTCGAGACAACCATCGGCACGCCGCTGTTCGCCGTGGTGATGGCCAAGCTGGTGCTCATGGTGGGTGTGGCCAACACGCTGCTCAACCTCGTGTGCGAGTGGGTGCTCAACTACACGGCCGGCTACGACGACGTCTGCATGCGCACCTTCTCGGGAGTGCTGGTGGCGCTCAAGATCGTCAACGAGAAGCGGCGCAGCTTCAACGTGCTCCGTTGGGGCCTCTGGGAGCTGGAACTACCACCCCCCCGCGTCAGCTGGCTCGAGCTTATTGCGCTCCATATGACCAGCTCGCAGAGTCTGACAACGCTGCTGAGCGGCGCCCTCGTCGGCTTCTTTTTCACGGAAAGCATTGTCAG TCTGACGGAAGACGATGAAGTGACGCTGTTCTTCAAAGCACCGTTCCTGCCTACCACGTACGGCATCGCGGGCCTCCTCCTGGCCACACACTTGTTATGGCACGACCTGGACCCGTGCGTCAGCTTCCGTGTTGTCTTCGAGCAAGGGCGCTGGCAACAGCTCTTGCTGCCTTCACTGTACACCTTCAGCTCGTACCACCTTGTCTACGTAGTGCTGTCGCTTCTCAGCCTCGGGCGGCAGATGGAGACACGTTACGGCCACTACAATTACCTCCTATTTGTGCTCTTCGTTACGGTGTGCGTAAACGCGACGCACTGCCTGCTCGCTTGGATTCTGTCGCGGCACCCTGTGCCGCTGATCAGGTCACTGCTGCCGCCTTCCCTGCGCGACACCTGCTTTAGCGGCTTCACGGGCGCCTTGCTGGCGCTCAAGATGCTGCTGCACAAGGAGCTGCCTGAATCCGACTACGACTTCGCCTCGTTCCAGATGGCTGTGCCTCATTGGTTCGGCATGGCGACCGAGGTTGCCCACCTCTACATGTACACGGCACGCGCCTGGCTTCTGGGCCACGTAGCCGGCATCGCAGTCGGCCTAACGCTGACTCTCGCCGACTTGCCGGTCCTCAAGCCCAAACAGAACATCGGCCAGGGCATCCTGTATTGA